gtccacgTTCTCTTCTAGAAAATCTtggtttttttctagcaaatcttcgtgttttttttttttgctttgttttttgtttatctcagacgcttctgagtttttttggagaaatgtactcctccttgcttttttttttaaacggcCCTAATGCGCCGTCTTGCATCGCAGATGTCACTGTCACTAAAATTATGttgcgttttttgtttttgttttgcagaattcATCTGGACTCTGCAAGCCACATGGCACCTGGTCAACACCCGGCTGGAAATGGATCAGGCATTTGACCAGCCAGTgtgcaagaagaagaagctgtgGGAAGTGGTAGCAGAGAAGGTAAACGCCAAGCTGAGGGAGTCAGGGGTCACGGACATCACTGTTAAGGCCTACGAATGTGACCTGAAGTGGAGAAACATGCTGGCCACCTACAGGAAGAACACAGACCGAGCCCGGCGATTGGGCATGGCCAGCATCCACTGGGAGTTCTTCAAAGCCATGCATGAGGTTCTGGGTAAGAGCCGGGAGGAGATCGAAGCCCAGCGCCAGGCCAAGCTCAGCGGAACCAGAGTGGGAAAGGCCATCTCCAGCAAGAGGTTCACGCCGATCCTCCCCACGCCGCCCGCAGCAGCCGCTGCCGCCACCAGCCGGCCCCCGCAGGACGTCCTGCAGCTCTACATGGAGCTGCAGGAGAGAAAGCTGAACATGTGGGCTCAGCAGAAAGCgctggaggagaggaagatCGAGGCCATTAACAACCTGGCCCAGGCTATCTCCAGTCTGGCTCAGACCAACACCCCACAGACGTCAAAGGACGGACATTAGTTCATAACGCATCAGAGGAAAATTTCACTTTTGTTGTGTTACTGTAGCAAGCCGACAATATAAAACTCAAAGTGTTTGTTTATGGTGCAAAACCGACTGTACATGCAATATCATTGTCTGCAAACTTtcagttaagtttatttgtaaagcaaatttcagcaacaaggcagttcaaagtgcttcacatcataaaaaaacaaaaatacaaagtcataaaagactCAGTACGGTCAACAAACTgagaaaactggaaacaaacattacattttgatcatcaaaatcatcaatacacaccAAATATAttggtcagtgtttcattttttacggttcaaaagcaactcagAGGTaagtttttagtctagattaaCGTCACTGGAGGATGCTCCTGCAACTGCCTGATAACACAGCTGTAAGCCGTCCGTTTTCTTTTCTACGTGTCccaaagttatttatttttctacttaaaTGAGTTACATTTGGTGTCTGAATATGAAAGAACACAAAAGGTCCACTAAAGAAAAGGTGAACATGATTTTTATACATAATCAGAATTATTCCTGTAACACctgtcatgttaaaaaaatttaatgtttgtaGAGCTGCTACTatctacagaaataaataccATTATAAACGTGTCTGTATTATTATCAGAGGTGGGTAGACGCCCAAAAATGTACgaaagtaagagtagcactactttaacttattactcaagtaaaacataaatatattatatatatttgtagatatatataatatatactgtatagttgtccaagaaattactcaaataagaaTAAGAAAGTGTTTGGTAAAACGACGACTCAAATACATAATgtagtatttaaaaattacataatctgATGGACCAGAATATAAAGCTATGTGGAAATATTGgtatttcagcaaaataaaaataactaatataaGATAATGAAtccatgcaaaataaataattttccaaatcGTGTTCTCCCAgtacaaaactaataaaactttaacaaaaactgttgggaaatattttttttgccgTAATATTCTGTTGTCCAACTCACAGAAGAGTTgaacaactgaaataaaaaccattttttgAGAATAtcttctgtcatttgtaatttctttttaagaaaagaagCCAGAAAAACGGATGTGTTATGGAAAAATcggacattttattttgaagccgTGTTGCGCAGCCTTATTTGTTACAGTTTATATTCTGTCACGTGATTCCAGAGTTAATGTTCCTCAACAACAAATCGGCAGCAGCATCCCGTCTCTGAACTccctcctcatcttcctccccgtccttctcctcttcctctgcggATCGGATATTCTCCATTTCAGAATCCAGTCGAAGTTCTTGTCCCATCCGCAGGAACACGTTGTGCAACACGCAGGCGGTCAAAACGACGGTTCTGGCCCGGTCGTAGTTTCCGATGTCCAGATAGCTGAGCCGTTTAAATCTGGCCTTCAGACTGCCGACGGCCCAATCCAGGATCCGACAATGTTCCGCCAAGGTTCGGTTGAAGACTTCCTGTTTTGGTCCGCAGCTTCCGGTGTAAGGGGTGAGAATCCGTGCCGATAGAGGGTATCCGGTTCTGGCTACAAGGCAGGAACCGGGTGGCATCAGCTGAGGGTTCTGTTTGAGTCGGTCTGTCAGTATCCGGCCGCGGTCCGAATCGGAGCCGCTGCTGACTCTGCAGTGCAGGAACTGACCTCGACGGCTGCAGACCAGCTCCAGGTGTAACCAGCGGTCCGGATGGGCCGCCATCTTGATCCTCTTCTCCGCAGGTCCCAGCCTCTCCAGGTCATGTTTTCCTGCAGGCAGGCGGATGGGAATCTGTGTGTGTCCCAAAACTCCCAGGACCCGAGGAAGACTACGGCCTTCATCCTCCTGATTATCCACCACCAGACCGGAAAATGGGAAAAGTGCCTCTGCAGCCTCTTCTCCTGGAAAACACATGGTTATTAAAACATTGATGCTCCAACATCATCcaaaaatttacaataaaatgtatttttatcttaGTTTTATTACACATAGTTATGTATATAAgtcagaggtggggactcgagtcacatgacttggactcgagtcagactcgagtcgttaaaatcacgacttgagacttgacttgaaaaaatgctcaaagactcggacttgactttgactttcatgccattgacttgggacttgactcgacttgaagctgtttacttgaaaagattTGAtactttttactcaaagtcttaaaatttaaaacacattatttataaagtggcgtcattaattaatttcactcattccgtatcaatatgcgcagaccgtcactacggttttcctctctccttatgtatgtatgtgtacgtagctgcagcacaaccaatcaaattaacaggatttggacgtttaaaaaaacgcggcaaagctacagagctcagggaacgaaatacgaaataaccgctcgaatatgcttccgcgagtaatttcttttggctacataggttatgaactttcgactaaaaaacgaactgcaacttgtaaaacatgcaagaagagaatatcggatggagatgccacgacgtccaactttgtccggcatttgaagcttcacaaagatcggtaggtggcgcttttcttttgctgtaagatagctgactttagctaacttcgtgttagcatgtgtactccgggttaaattggtgattatttaccataaatccggtccttcaaatgcctccacaaataatgtgcaccgtgttagctcaggaagccggtggatagtgagcggggctccggaacagaaagcagattctggacctgaacacagggaacagagtctctctgtcccatcatgatgatgagccgggtctagtatcatctaaggatggttggtgtatttgaagacatctacgttgggaaattatattgacaatatattgttttgacaggtcagagaaaagaggaaaaaactgctgttctggttctttgtattgtgctgtggaaatgtcagcattttcctctttttattgaatatcaagtttaacagaactgggcaataaagtggtccaatttaaaaatgttctttatactttgtgttcagctacacatgttctatcatttgagataaatacatattttaaaacgaacaaatggtctattattggaattttatgtataattgcaaattataaaaaaaatataaaataaaaacgactcgaaatgacttgaaattaaaggttcctgacttgagacttgactcgacttttgcctgtctttacttgagacttgactcggacttgaggacagagacttgagacttacttgagacttgcaacacagtgacttggtcacacctctgatATAAGTTATGCTAATATAGAAGTTGTGTCAGATATATTTTTATCCagttgatgattaatcgattactaaattcgCTGATgtctatttcaataatcaattcatcacaaaatattgtgtatgtatgtatgtatgtacatacatatttctgtatatataaaatttgGCACAttcttttgcagatttttcatttaagcccAATTTAagtacaatattagaaatacttaaaaaatagaaataagtacttctattctttttttcaaataagaaaataaatattttattgcctaagaTGCATctggagctaaaaaaaaaagtactaccaacaacaacatgaaaaacTCAGTCCTCAGCTTGATCTGTTGATGAATTGTTTAATAACTGGACAGCAAAAGGTGCataaaaggacattttatttaacagaatttgaatcgggtgaagctaaaactgcaacatgaggagttctgggtacaacatatttaaaaatggaaacattttttgttgtttgctttgtaaaatacatgatttgtacaattttggtttagtttctgttGAAAGTCTGGCAAATGGCCTTTTtgttgagtctgtatactccagttaacgattaattgattaattgacgACTCTTTCAATATTCAGTTAATTGTGTCAGCCCTAGGAACGTACCAAGCGGCCATCTGATTTGCTCGTCCGTTAGCGTGCTGATCCGCtcacagaaagagaagaagatcCTGTGGATGTTTCCTTTCTCCAGCTGGAAGCGGCGGGACACGGAGCGGTAGGTGACCCGTTCAGACAGCAGGGACAGAGACAGGAGGACAGTGTGGGACAGAGACAAGCGAGCGCGTCCAGCCAGTCGAGCCCCGGATGTGGAGCCTTGAAGCAGCTTTGAAATGTactggaaacaaaataaatgtaactgtgTTAGATATTCAGCGGACTTTGTAAAGCGTCAGATGAAATTTATCCACTATATTCTAgataaaatgtgtatttcatCCAATTTGCTGCAAATCGGAGGTAAATTCAAGGTTAAAAATCATATATATAAGTTTAAATCTAAAGACattagttagttttgttttatttcaagtgcactaagatatttgcaccaaaaaCTCGACTAAGTTACTTGGtataatttagtgtttttgcagtgtatttatataaaatcagAGGACGGTAGAATagccaaaaattgtactcaagtaagaatagcactacttcaacatattttttctcaagtaaaagtaaaatgtagccatccaagaaattactcaagaaagggtaaaaaaatatttcagattaacAATCATTTAGTACttaaaaattacacattcagacgactaaaatataaaattaagttgcaattttggtattttaaggacgaAAATGACGATAATtcatacaaatttaaaaaaaaaactaaatctggcAAAgggacatttttccaaatcagtttctgtcaataaaaacttataaaactttaacaaaaattgcAGGTGTTTGTCTGgttaatttttggttaaaaagttTGTTCGTCGTTAAGTGAAATtataaaatccagaaattttactcaaataagagtagcgatgcttcataataaagttactcaaaaaaaagtgaaaatacccctaaaagtaaattttttcacaaaaaaaaaagttaaggaAAATATAACTGGGACTACCTGCCTCCATGTAAAATATAAGACAGAGAGCTGAATTTTATAATCACCGTGACTGCTTCACTGTCCGCTGTTTCTTGCTGGTTCTCGGATGCTGTCGCTCCCTTCTCGGTCGGACCAGTCAACCCGGCCGCTGTGGGTGAACCCCGGGGTCCAGGGCTCGGGTTGCCCCGCAGTAACCGCAGGTAAACGGCGGGAGAAGGCGGCTGCGCTTCGAGTCTCCCCACCAGCTCGGACTCCAGGATCTCCTCCACCGCCTGGTCCAGCCGGAGCTCCAGCTCCCCGGCTGACAGGGGCTCCCATTCCCGCTCCATCATGTCTAGAACCGCTCGGCCCGCAGATAAAACATGCTGCCTAAAATCCATCTGAGCTCATGGAGAAACAGAACCCGGTTCGGTTATCAGAACAGCGCAAAAACAACGAAGAGATCCATTTTATCGAGCGGAAGTATGCTAACTACTAAGCTAATGTTTGATGCCTTCACGGACTGTCGGAAATTTTTAAAGGAGCGCTGAAAAACGACAAACGAAACCACAACAGAAAGTAGTAGGATGACGTTTTGGGGGCTTTTTTCGACAGTGTGCAGCCTGAATGAGATGCCGACGTCACACCTGATACGGAGTAATATGGCTGCAAAACATCCGTGGCTTGCCATGACCTTTAGCgacttatcacgtgaacaaGCTTTTTCACGTGtgatttgaattttatttattaaatggtAGCACCGCAATTGCAAAGTTGTATATTTTCTACATTAacgcaataaaaacaaatatttgcacacatttgtaatggaaatgcagttaTTGTTACCTTACCGGCAGAAGGTTCTTGGTTCAAATCCCAGTTTGGTGTCTTTCTGCATAAAGTTTGCATGCTTGATTACCCAGATTATTTTTTAGCTCACAATTGACCCATTACTTATTGCAAATCAAAATACCACACTGCAGAGAGAtgaaaaacaattgttttaatgttaaatcaGTTACAAGTGCAACTCTGGTAATGTCCACCTGTTTTAACAGCCTGAATTTgcaaacatgctaacaaaatgtGCTAAAACGGTTTCATTCCGCTCCTCAAGGGTCAGATTTCCTTTCtttgagataaaaaaaggaCCATCGATTTAATCTGAGGTTTGGCTCTGCAAATATATTAGCTAAATTTAGGGGAAACTGCAGCTATTAGTAAACTACAGTGGAGTGATATGATGGCCATTCAAGATGTTTTATgtatctaaaatgtttaaaatctccAAAGGTTTGACAGTAAAACAACAGTTCATCAATAAATGAGTTCAGTTTCAGTAGTTTCTGATGAAAACATTAACTACTGATTGGTAAAGAGTAATAAAAACCAGTGGATCTCTTTTTATTTGAGTGTTGTTCAGAAGTTTTGAAATACAAACGGTAACTTAGAAATTCATACACTCTCTTTTTATGGTTGCAAAACATCCaggcaaaagacaaaaaaccccccaacaaaacaaaaaactactttcagtttaataaagaaacacgcaaacacaaaacactaaaaaaaaaagccacactTAATCAATTAAAACTCTTTAGCCAGCAAAACAAAGATTGTGAGCAAGGCAGCTTTCACCTTCCTCTAAATAGTCTAGAATTCATTAAATAAGAGGTACGATTCTTGGCTTCAGCCGTCACTAATCCCAAGATGGCCGACAGTGTTGTGACAGGTCCGTCAGGTTTCTCTGCAGGGTATCTTGTGAAACTTTTTCTAACATGCCCTCGTTAATTTCAACACAAATAAACCACTTTAATCTCCCCTTAAATTTAAGGGGAATCTCTAATTATTTATGCCTCGTTTGAGAATTGTTGTCAGGAAAATGTCATTCGGCGAGGCTTCGCATCCCAGAATTGGACCCCACCCGATGCCCTCCCTCCGCCCCGATCTGTGGACCGGTTGTTGTTTTATGGCTCCGTTCTTCACTGCACCGCCTGCTCGTTGGCTGTGCTTCCAGAGTCCTGAGGCTTCATGACGTCAGGAAGCTCCGGCGGAGTGGAGAACGACTCGATGCTCAGCGGCTCAAATGAATCATCTGGGAGAGGAAACGGAGACggaaagtgaggaaaaaaaataaatatgtaaaaaaaaaaatcacctgcaGACGAACCTGAAAGgcttaaatataaaatcagatttctttcataacagatcagattttaatctatttttctcactttctttattctaaaaaaataaatgccgGAAAACGTCAGAGATGTCAGAAAGTGACAAAATCTTATTAGGTATTTTTCTAGTGCAgttgaaagaagacaaaacaaacttacaactTTTCAGCTTATTTCTACAGCTGGTATCTAAGTTAGTTAAGTTTTTATCTACTAATTTTTTAGTAGTTAAAATCTTACATCTAACATATTAGAATGTTAGATTTTAACATAGGTAAAATCTAACATTTAATatgttagaaattaaataatctgccagtggaaccaatACTTTCTAATCTTTATTCAATAATTCTTCACTTAAAACAACCTCCTTAATCTCGTTGAAAAGTTACCTGCAAGTCAGTTTCGTCTTCCAGTGTGCTGAGGTATCTGAACCAAAACCTAGACCATAAATACTTAGTAAAACTAAGtaagtgtttttgcagtgtaactcTTCTTTGAGTTGTATGACAGAGTTTTATAGTCAGGCTacaataatttttctttaattgtgaGAAAATAACTACAATattagcagaacaaaaacacattttaccagaaaaacaagtcaaaattaagagaaaaagtcgttttaatgagaaaaaaagtggtAAAGATCAATCCATGtggttttctttgaaatgtaCTTGTTTGctaaatcatttcaaatttcTGCTACTGGTAATAACTTGATGCTtatgtgttaaaagaaaaactatttatcagAAAACTTGTCCCAAAGTATATCATCACAGCATACTtcgttttaatattttgtgtcgGAGTTCtaataaaatttgactttattctcctaattaaaataaaatggtagcCTGGGCCTAATATTTTGCcatagagttgacctgaattcaaagttcaaataaatagaaactgtaaaacacacttatcaaacaagatggccgccaatCTAAACTAAGGAAGCCCCTTGCCCTTAgtattggtgaaaaaaaaatctagcttttccaaaaatttaaatCCTCAAAAACCAAATATTCCAGCTGTAGCTCAGAGTGAAAAATGAGCGAAAGTTTCCAATCAGAGAGAGCGACTCACCGCTGAGACGAAGTGCTAACCCCACTGTGGCGGGAGCCTGAGGTCGGGCCGTTTGATTTGTGAAGCCACAATTTCCAAGAGTCTGACTGTCACCAAGCACAACATCATCCTGAAGGACACAAGAGCAAAAACAATCcagttaataaaaactgcattaaatcctttcaaacattttaaatggaacACTATCCACCAGTTAAAGGAAGctgattgtttttcttgagACTGAATACTTCTGGTAAGAACATCCCACACAGTTCcctgtttgcatttttacagcttttgcACGCTTCCCGTTTCTTGTCTTTTTCGCCCCCTCCAGTTTATGACTCTTTCAGACATGTTCACTGACATCTGCTCTTGTAATTGGTGTTGTAGATTTGGTCATTTCAGCACATTTTCCTCAAACACTTTAGTAATAACGTTGTAAAGCTACCCACCTGACATAATTGGAGGAAATTTAGAAGAATTCACTGGCTGTCAACaacaatgcaaaatatatatgtttgatttgatttttgattgcttttctcttcatcttcaccaacaaaaaactaaatatttttcgCCTTTCAATCGTTCTTATTCATACAAAAGAATGAAACGTTCAGTATGACATTTAATCTGAAAGTTATGTTTATATCTTACTAACTCTGAACCCGCCGTGTATATTTATGCAAGTAAAAGTCACCAGTTTCAGGGTAAAGTCTATACAGTTACATCTAAAATTATTCACagatttacatgtaaaattATTCTCATTCTATTGAGAAGTTTTGCTTCTCATATAAAATGagaaagacatttcaaaaaataatgataaaaaggGGAATCAATTACAGGGGAAAAATGCTAGATTTtaattcataacaaaaataaacattggcATGTGCAGATTTTTTAAACGCCATTGGACAGCAGCCCATCCTGTTTTATAACTGCTGCTAAAACTAATAAACATACCTTAATATTCACATCAACAGATGTAATATGGGTGTTTTTAAGGATAATATTTCACCTTGAAAAGTATTTGATCTTCAGGTGGCCTCTTTAAAATGCCTTCAACAATGCGCTTCAGTTCATAAACTGTGGTCGACTCTTTGGCATCTGTGAAGATGGTTGTCTTGTTGCGTCGgatcattaaaaacacatcctAAAAACGGAGCAAAGTAAAGCAGAAGTTAGACAAAAGAGATTTTatctaaaactaaaaattattttgaacacTTCACAACA
The DNA window shown above is from Xiphophorus couchianus chromosome 16, X_couchianus-1.0, whole genome shotgun sequence and carries:
- the elob gene encoding elongin-B, whose product is MDVFLMIRRNKTTIFTDAKESTTVYELKRIVEGILKRPPEDQILFKDDVVLGDSQTLGNCGFTNQTARPQAPATVGLALRLSDDSFEPLSIESFSTPPELPDVMKPQDSGSTANEQAVQ
- the LOC114160121 gene encoding uncharacterized protein LOC114160121, translating into MEVIEAIVIQNANADGKESAASNSVGSDRIKAEFIWTLQATWHLVNTRLEMDQAFDQPVCKKKKLWEVVAEKVNAKLRESGVTDITVKAYECDLKWRNMLATYRKNTDRARRLGMASIHWEFFKAMHEVLGKSREEIEAQRQAKLSGTRVGKAISSKRFTPILPTPPAAAAAATSRPPQDVLQLYMELQERKLNMWAQQKALEERKIEAINNLAQAISSLAQTNTPQTSKDGH
- the LOC114160120 gene encoding protein ALP1-like; translation: MDFRQHVLSAGRAVLDMMEREWEPLSAGELELRLDQAVEEILESELVGRLEAQPPSPAVYLRLLRGNPSPGPRGSPTAAGLTGPTEKGATASENQQETADSEAVTYISKLLQGSTSGARLAGRARLSLSHTVLLSLSLLSERVTYRSVSRRFQLEKGNIHRIFFSFCERISTLTDEQIRWPLGEEAAEALFPFSGLVVDNQEDEGRSLPRVLGVLGHTQIPIRLPAGKHDLERLGPAEKRIKMAAHPDRWLHLELVCSRRGQFLHCRVSSGSDSDRGRILTDRLKQNPQLMPPGSCLVARTGYPLSARILTPYTGSCGPKQEVFNRTLAEHCRILDWAVGSLKARFKRLSYLDIGNYDRARTVVLTACVLHNVFLRMGQELRLDSEMENIRSAEEEEKDGEEDEEGVQRRDAAADLLLRNINSGIT